The proteins below are encoded in one region of Kineosporia corallincola:
- a CDS encoding S8 family serine peptidase gives MLFAVPLAPGTARAEPECAPAAKDSVAGVPWAQQRLAPEQAWGLTRGGGELVAVVGTGVSSGAPALKGSVLAGRDVRTGGRADSDCPGHGTFVAGLIAASPQPKQGLAGVAPAARILPVRVTDDQDDVDAAMLARGIRAAVDGGAGVVAVTVSAGSGTKALRAAVAYAKKHDVVLVASTDRPSTLTSDSTVAYPAALPGVLAVASVSAEGSVSNAAGSGRPLLAAPGENLISVAPKGSGQVSAGGSGVATGFAAGAAALVRAYRPDLTAPQVIARLEATADHPSGDLPDAGLGYGIVDPTSAVTTDLTSEEDYRADSLVSPVLDVPLATSPDTGPRSVALLVSGVALGSTTLVALVFSLVREARRRRRQPVPVPSGGS, from the coding sequence GTGCTTTTCGCTGTCCCTCTGGCTCCGGGTACGGCCCGGGCCGAGCCGGAGTGCGCCCCGGCGGCGAAGGATTCGGTCGCCGGTGTCCCGTGGGCCCAGCAGCGCCTGGCGCCGGAGCAGGCCTGGGGACTGACGAGGGGCGGGGGTGAGCTGGTCGCCGTGGTCGGCACCGGTGTCAGCTCCGGAGCTCCCGCCCTGAAGGGGTCGGTGCTGGCCGGACGCGACGTGCGCACCGGCGGCCGGGCCGACAGCGACTGCCCCGGGCACGGCACGTTCGTGGCCGGGCTGATCGCCGCCAGCCCGCAGCCGAAGCAGGGACTGGCCGGAGTGGCCCCGGCCGCCCGGATCCTGCCGGTGCGGGTCACCGACGACCAGGACGACGTGGACGCGGCCATGCTGGCCCGGGGCATCCGGGCTGCCGTCGACGGCGGTGCCGGGGTGGTGGCGGTGACCGTCTCCGCGGGCAGCGGGACCAAGGCGCTGCGGGCGGCGGTGGCCTACGCGAAGAAGCACGATGTCGTGCTGGTGGCCTCCACCGACCGGCCCAGCACCCTGACCTCCGACTCCACGGTCGCCTACCCGGCGGCGCTGCCGGGGGTGCTGGCGGTCGCGTCGGTCAGCGCCGAGGGTTCGGTCAGCAATGCGGCCGGTAGCGGTCGCCCGCTGCTGGCGGCCCCGGGCGAGAACCTGATCAGTGTCGCCCCGAAGGGTTCCGGCCAGGTCAGTGCGGGGGGCAGCGGGGTCGCCACCGGGTTCGCCGCCGGTGCGGCCGCTCTGGTGCGCGCCTACCGGCCGGATCTGACCGCGCCGCAGGTGATCGCCCGGCTGGAGGCCACCGCCGACCATCCCTCCGGCGATCTGCCGGACGCCGGGCTCGGATACGGGATCGTCGACCCCACCTCGGCGGTGACGACGGACCTGACGTCGGAGGAGGACTATCGGGCAGATTCACTGGTATCCCCGGTCCTCGACGTGCCGCTCGCCACATCTCCCGACACCGGCCCCCGCTCCGTGGCCCTGCTGGTGTCCGGTGTCGCCCTGGGCTCGACGACACTGGTGGCACTGGTCTTCTCCCTGGTCCGGGAGGCACGGCGGCGCCGTCGGCAGCCGGTGCCGGTGCCGTCCGGCGGCTCCTGA
- the eccB gene encoding type VII secretion protein EccB — MVVTLQNRRDQVQAHTFMVGRLQSALLKAEPDLATPPLRRTSSGLLIGGILATLGVAGAAVYALISPGGNSSWRDAGTLVVDKTTGTSYVWVDQSLRPVLNLASARLLLGEDMTVEDVTSSSLEGVRRGAAIGIDQAPETLPAATISTSAWQVCATTAVAADGDARAAVSLRIGSLTPTAPIRDDQALLVRTTGGTRYLVTGGRRLKITEDWVPRALGLDDHATLDVTTSWIDALPAGPDLPQPTGVKAGAKGPSLAGIRTTAGQIVVVHTAGSPDRYYLVTLDGLQAVTETAAAIVLGDPGTTKAYGKNPVEAVSLSPAALGMAEVAEAPAWQAQLPASPMTLADTGSQAMPCVRAVPTGGTVTLDVITVPREQAVASSTLRAGAAGSGAVPAGPGGATPSAPSGGSGEKKPTAATSGATVTPADQVGIAAGAGLLARTLPAPGVPGAGLYLVTEDGSKYPIASAEALTALGYSDSQATAVPANLLGLLPTGPVLELLGTGGDVAAS, encoded by the coding sequence ATGGTAGTCACCCTCCAGAACCGCCGGGACCAGGTGCAGGCCCACACCTTCATGGTGGGCCGGCTCCAGTCGGCGCTGCTCAAGGCCGAACCCGACCTGGCCACGCCGCCGCTGCGGCGCACCAGCTCCGGTCTGCTGATCGGCGGCATCCTGGCCACCCTCGGCGTCGCCGGGGCCGCGGTGTACGCGTTGATCTCCCCGGGCGGAAACTCGTCCTGGCGCGATGCGGGAACCCTGGTGGTGGACAAGACCACCGGAACCTCCTACGTGTGGGTGGACCAGTCGCTGCGCCCGGTGCTGAACCTGGCTTCGGCCAGGCTCCTGCTCGGCGAGGACATGACGGTCGAGGACGTCACCAGCTCCTCACTCGAAGGGGTACGCCGCGGTGCGGCCATCGGCATCGACCAGGCGCCGGAAACTCTTCCGGCCGCGACGATCTCGACCAGTGCCTGGCAGGTCTGCGCGACCACCGCGGTCGCTGCCGACGGCGACGCGCGGGCCGCGGTGTCGCTCCGGATCGGATCGCTGACGCCCACCGCCCCGATCCGCGACGACCAGGCCCTGCTGGTGCGCACCACCGGTGGCACCCGGTACCTGGTTACCGGCGGACGGCGGCTCAAGATCACCGAGGACTGGGTGCCCCGTGCCCTCGGTCTCGACGACCACGCCACCCTCGACGTGACCACCTCGTGGATCGATGCCCTGCCCGCAGGGCCCGACCTACCGCAGCCGACCGGGGTGAAGGCGGGCGCGAAAGGCCCTTCCCTGGCCGGGATCCGTACCACGGCCGGCCAGATCGTGGTGGTGCACACCGCCGGCAGCCCCGACCGCTACTACCTGGTCACCCTCGACGGTCTCCAGGCCGTCACCGAGACCGCCGCCGCCATCGTGCTCGGCGACCCGGGCACCACCAAGGCCTACGGCAAGAACCCGGTCGAGGCGGTGAGTCTCAGCCCGGCGGCACTCGGCATGGCCGAGGTCGCCGAGGCGCCGGCCTGGCAGGCGCAGTTGCCCGCCAGCCCGATGACGCTGGCCGACACAGGTTCCCAGGCCATGCCGTGTGTGCGGGCGGTGCCCACCGGAGGCACGGTGACGCTGGACGTGATCACGGTGCCCCGGGAACAGGCGGTCGCGTCGTCCACCCTGCGGGCCGGGGCAGCCGGTTCGGGGGCGGTACCGGCCGGGCCCGGGGGTGCTACCCCGTCGGCTCCGTCCGGTGGTTCCGGTGAGAAGAAGCCCACGGCAGCGACTTCCGGCGCGACGGTCACACCGGCGGACCAGGTCGGCATCGCCGCCGGCGCAGGTCTGCTGGCCCGCACCCTTCCCGCTCCGGGTGTGCCCGGGGCGGGGCTCTACCTGGTCACCGAGGACGGTTCCAAGTACCCGATCGCCTCCGCCGAAGCCCTGACAGCCCTCGGGTACTCGGATTCACAGGCGACCGCGGTACCGGCCAACCTGCTGGGCCTGCTGCCCACCGGGCCGGTGCTGGAACTCCTCGGGACAGGAGGTGATGTGGCGGCGTCATGA
- a CDS encoding YbaB/EbfC family nucleoid-associated protein, translating into MSSPEELEQAAAELREQRDLIGRAGAQVAAVTSTTTSRDRMITVTIDGQGQLTGLKLSGTRWQKLAAPDLCAKIVETARAAHEEATRKSMAAFMEFVPSSLGGVMGGGVDLDQMLSEALRAGDEPLFPEMNLGRRRNEGDRA; encoded by the coding sequence ATGTCATCACCGGAAGAGCTGGAGCAGGCGGCAGCCGAGCTGCGCGAGCAGCGCGATCTGATCGGCCGGGCCGGCGCCCAGGTGGCCGCCGTCACCAGCACCACCACCTCGCGCGACCGGATGATCACCGTCACCATCGACGGCCAGGGACAGCTGACCGGGCTGAAACTGTCCGGCACCCGCTGGCAGAAGCTCGCGGCGCCCGACCTGTGTGCCAAGATCGTCGAAACCGCCCGGGCCGCACACGAAGAGGCGACCCGCAAGAGCATGGCCGCCTTCATGGAGTTCGTCCCGTCGAGCCTCGGCGGTGTGATGGGCGGTGGCGTCGACCTCGACCAGATGCTCAGCGAGGCGCTCCGTGCCGGGGACGAACCGCTTTTCCCTGAGATGAACCTGGGCCGCCGGCGGAACGAGGGCGATCGTGCCTGA
- the eccD gene encoding type VII secretion integral membrane protein EccD, with amino-acid sequence MAVAKATTTSSGEVCRLTICGPDTRIELAVPAHVPMADLMPTFLGYLGPDLAQSGLAHDGWVLQRLGEAPMDEDLAAAALGLYDGDVIHLRPRNDQLPPVDFDDLVDGVATGIAERGDRWRPDVSGRLLTGLAGVVLLAALTVVPGAGSGTAVAVIGGVAGLVAGLAALGAARALGEKGAGRLLMMASLAFLAVAGLALPVGAHDFLSGPFTGAGVLASASVVAAVALCTGFVLGRTEPGFTAAGLCAVPVALAGLLRTLDWAEPSGAASVVLALSLIGTVQVAMLASRLAGLRIPPLPTNTDEFQQGIDPEPSHLVLSRTTQADRYVTALSTGLAAVQTGCLILLGSDPDVWARVLTGVAALLILLHARDLLGIRARLAVMVPGVAGPATLILAETFRQPDDLRPIVVALLLVLAGVMLVLAWTLPGRAMLPHWGRAGDLVQSGLAIAVIPLVPAVLGLYARVRGGW; translated from the coding sequence GTGGCAGTCGCGAAAGCAACGACGACGAGTTCGGGCGAGGTGTGCAGACTCACCATCTGCGGGCCGGACACCCGGATCGAACTGGCCGTGCCGGCCCATGTGCCGATGGCCGACCTGATGCCGACCTTCCTCGGCTACCTGGGACCCGACCTCGCCCAGTCCGGGCTCGCCCATGACGGCTGGGTGCTCCAGCGGTTGGGCGAGGCCCCGATGGACGAGGACCTCGCCGCGGCCGCCCTGGGCCTCTACGACGGCGACGTGATCCACCTGCGTCCTCGCAACGACCAGCTTCCCCCGGTCGACTTCGACGATCTGGTGGACGGTGTCGCGACCGGCATCGCCGAGCGTGGTGACCGGTGGCGTCCCGATGTGAGCGGACGCCTGCTGACCGGGCTGGCCGGGGTGGTGCTGCTCGCCGCACTGACCGTGGTGCCGGGTGCGGGCAGCGGCACCGCGGTCGCCGTCATCGGCGGCGTGGCCGGCCTGGTGGCCGGACTCGCCGCGCTCGGTGCGGCCCGGGCACTGGGTGAGAAAGGGGCCGGGCGGCTGCTCATGATGGCGTCCCTCGCCTTCCTCGCGGTGGCCGGACTGGCCCTGCCGGTCGGTGCCCACGACTTCCTGTCCGGGCCGTTCACCGGAGCCGGCGTGCTGGCTTCGGCGTCAGTCGTGGCCGCGGTCGCCCTGTGCACCGGATTCGTCCTGGGCCGCACCGAGCCGGGATTCACCGCCGCCGGGCTGTGCGCGGTGCCGGTCGCCCTGGCCGGGCTGCTGCGGACCCTCGACTGGGCCGAACCGTCCGGTGCGGCGTCCGTCGTCCTGGCCCTCTCGCTGATCGGCACGGTCCAGGTGGCCATGCTGGCCTCCCGGCTGGCCGGGCTGCGCATCCCGCCGCTACCGACCAACACCGACGAGTTCCAGCAGGGCATCGACCCCGAGCCCAGCCACCTGGTGCTGAGCCGCACCACCCAGGCCGACCGGTACGTCACGGCTCTCAGCACCGGGCTGGCTGCCGTGCAGACCGGATGCCTGATCCTGCTCGGCTCCGATCCCGACGTCTGGGCGAGGGTGCTCACCGGGGTGGCGGCCCTGCTGATCCTGCTGCACGCTCGCGATCTGCTCGGTATCCGTGCCCGCCTGGCGGTCATGGTGCCCGGCGTGGCGGGGCCCGCCACCCTGATCCTGGCCGAGACCTTCCGCCAGCCGGATGATCTCCGGCCGATCGTGGTGGCCCTGCTGCTGGTGCTCGCCGGGGTGATGCTGGTCCTGGCATGGACGCTTCCGGGCCGGGCGATGCTGCCGCACTGGGGCCGTGCCGGTGACCTGGTCCAGTCCGGGCTGGCCATCGCGGTGATCCCTCTGGTGCCGGCCGTGCTCGGCCTCTACGCCAGGGTGCGTGGCGGATGGTAG
- the eccCa gene encoding type VII secretion protein EccCa, with protein sequence MTTTLFRRPPRQSPPEMPAGELSLQEPPVLPEAPTGNLGMLLMYLPMAIGSSVMILLFVSPSKPGMGLMAAGLMAMTSMTMVFGQVGRTSADRKRRMRGERRDYLRYLAQSRQKVRGVATEQRAALAWRHPSPAGLWSVALSDRLWERRPSHPDFAEVRIATGQQRLAMTMTPIQTKPVEDLEPLSARALRRFVRAYTTIDGQPTAVFLRGFAQVQLRGDDSGDQTVGRDLVRAMLAQLVTFHSPDDLRLVICAADGREAEWDWAKWLPHSQHPSQQDGAGHARLYAADAAELEKVLAAEVGDRGRFEAGAMPTRDEPYVVVVVDGVDLPQESRLAGAGYRNAVVVEADSGRALRPGRVTLRLEVSAQELTMVRFDRTGTEIRTPLGRPDRLSATRASGLARVLSPLRLGATADVGEPMLNNFDLGTLLGVGEIDALDPAKIWSRASGPERLRVPLGIAEDGSRVELDIKESAQGGMGPHGLLIGATGSGKSELLRTLILALAITHSSEVLNFVLVDFKGGATFLGLGDLPHTSATITNLADEAALVTRMQDALQGEMMRRQELLRSAGNYSSLLEYETARANGVMLDPLPTLFVVVDEFSELLASHPDFSELFVMIGRLGRSLGVHLLLASQRIDDGRMHKLESHLSYRIGLRTFSAMESRSVIGVPDAYQLPSAPGNGYLRSDVATLTRFKAAYVSGRYRRRTAEQRQEEVRRQVVPFSAGPVAVAEPETPVPAVEPVDPGIGADDGETLLKVAVSRLRDAGPPAHQVWLPPLTKPPTLDQILPPLAPHAEFGLSPASWPGRGGLVVPVSIVDKPYDQVRDLSMVDLSGAGGHVGIAGGTQSGKSTLLRTLISVLALSHTPREVQFYCLDLGGGSLATLAGLPHVGGVAGRTEAERISRTVAEVAAVANRREKLFAEHGIENMAAYRTARRQGQFADDPHGDVFLVVDGWHALRADHESQDVPIRQLVARGLAYGVHILLTTNRWSDVHSQLRDQLGTRLELRLGDHIDSMIDMRAAKQVPRKPGSGLTMEKLHFLAAVPRIDGHARVEDLAAASRALAESVSDAWEGPRAPGVRMLPSLLPAGQLPAPEPGMRVALGWGEAELEPVWHDFGQDPHLTVLGDTGSGKTGVMRLIASAIPKVHDPAEIEVFIVDTRRVLVEAVPEEYRTGYAFNAAAAGELITALSGRLRERVPGPEVSPAQLQRRDWWSGPEVYLLVDDYDLLLGGMNSPLSTLIDLLPQAGDIGLHVVLARSAAGSTRTSMDAVVRRLQESNTPDVALSSPATEMPLLNGTRPRPLPPGRGQLVTRRSGELMQLGWLDLEQPS encoded by the coding sequence ATGACCACCACCCTCTTCCGGCGCCCGCCCAGGCAGTCCCCGCCGGAGATGCCCGCCGGTGAGCTGTCTTTGCAGGAGCCACCGGTGCTGCCGGAGGCACCCACGGGCAATCTGGGCATGCTGCTGATGTACCTGCCGATGGCGATCGGCTCCAGCGTGATGATTCTGCTGTTCGTCTCCCCGTCGAAGCCCGGTATGGGATTGATGGCCGCCGGGCTGATGGCCATGACCTCGATGACGATGGTGTTCGGGCAGGTGGGCCGCACCTCGGCCGACCGCAAGCGGCGGATGCGCGGTGAACGCCGTGACTATCTGCGGTATCTGGCCCAGTCCCGGCAGAAGGTGCGGGGGGTGGCCACCGAGCAGCGTGCGGCCCTGGCCTGGCGGCATCCCTCGCCCGCGGGCCTGTGGTCGGTGGCCCTCAGCGACCGGCTGTGGGAACGGCGCCCCTCGCACCCGGACTTCGCCGAGGTGCGGATCGCGACCGGCCAGCAGCGGCTGGCGATGACGATGACACCGATCCAGACCAAGCCGGTGGAGGACCTGGAGCCGTTGTCGGCACGGGCACTACGCCGGTTCGTGCGGGCCTACACCACGATCGACGGGCAGCCGACCGCGGTCTTCCTGCGGGGTTTCGCGCAGGTACAGCTCCGGGGGGACGACAGCGGTGACCAGACGGTCGGCCGCGACCTGGTCCGCGCGATGCTGGCCCAGCTGGTCACCTTTCACTCTCCCGACGACCTGCGTCTGGTGATCTGTGCCGCGGACGGCCGGGAGGCGGAGTGGGACTGGGCGAAATGGCTTCCGCACAGTCAGCATCCGAGTCAGCAGGACGGCGCCGGGCACGCCCGGCTCTACGCGGCTGACGCGGCGGAACTGGAGAAGGTACTGGCGGCGGAGGTCGGCGACCGGGGCCGGTTCGAGGCCGGGGCGATGCCGACCCGGGACGAGCCCTACGTGGTGGTCGTGGTGGACGGGGTGGACCTGCCGCAGGAGTCCCGGCTCGCCGGCGCCGGGTACCGCAATGCCGTGGTGGTGGAGGCCGATTCAGGGCGGGCTCTGCGCCCCGGACGGGTCACCCTGCGCCTGGAGGTGTCGGCACAGGAGCTGACCATGGTGCGCTTCGACCGGACCGGGACCGAGATCCGCACTCCCCTGGGCCGTCCCGATCGGCTGTCGGCCACCCGCGCGAGCGGGCTGGCGCGCGTTCTGTCACCTCTGCGACTGGGAGCGACGGCGGACGTCGGGGAACCGATGCTGAACAACTTCGACCTCGGGACGCTGCTGGGGGTGGGCGAGATCGACGCGCTGGACCCGGCGAAGATCTGGTCCCGGGCGAGCGGTCCCGAGCGGCTGCGGGTGCCGCTGGGCATCGCCGAGGACGGCAGCCGGGTGGAACTGGACATCAAGGAGTCGGCGCAGGGCGGGATGGGCCCGCACGGACTGCTGATCGGGGCCACCGGCTCGGGCAAGAGCGAGCTGCTGCGCACCCTGATCCTCGCGCTGGCAATCACGCACTCGTCCGAGGTGCTGAACTTCGTCCTGGTCGACTTCAAGGGTGGCGCGACGTTCCTGGGCCTGGGCGACCTGCCGCACACGTCCGCGACCATCACCAACCTGGCCGACGAGGCCGCGCTGGTGACCCGCATGCAGGACGCCCTCCAGGGCGAGATGATGCGCCGCCAGGAGCTGCTGCGCAGCGCCGGCAACTACAGCTCGCTGCTGGAGTACGAGACCGCCCGCGCCAACGGCGTGATGCTCGACCCGCTGCCCACGCTGTTCGTGGTGGTCGACGAGTTCAGCGAGCTGCTGGCCTCGCACCCGGACTTCTCCGAGCTGTTCGTGATGATCGGCCGGCTGGGCCGCTCGCTCGGCGTTCACCTCCTGCTCGCCAGTCAGCGCATCGACGACGGCCGCATGCACAAGCTGGAGAGCCATCTCTCGTACCGGATCGGCCTGCGCACGTTCTCGGCGATGGAGAGCCGCTCGGTGATCGGCGTGCCGGACGCCTATCAGCTGCCGAGTGCACCGGGTAACGGATACCTACGCTCGGACGTGGCCACCCTGACCCGGTTCAAGGCCGCGTACGTGTCCGGCCGCTACCGCCGGCGCACCGCCGAGCAGCGCCAGGAGGAGGTGCGCCGCCAGGTGGTGCCGTTCAGCGCCGGCCCGGTGGCGGTGGCCGAACCCGAGACCCCGGTCCCGGCGGTGGAACCCGTCGACCCCGGGATCGGAGCGGATGACGGCGAGACCCTGCTGAAGGTCGCCGTCAGCCGGCTGCGTGACGCCGGGCCGCCCGCCCACCAGGTGTGGCTGCCGCCGCTGACGAAACCGCCGACGCTGGACCAGATCCTGCCTCCGCTGGCGCCGCACGCCGAGTTCGGCCTGAGCCCGGCCAGCTGGCCCGGGCGTGGTGGCCTCGTGGTGCCGGTGTCGATCGTGGACAAGCCCTACGACCAGGTCCGCGACCTGTCGATGGTGGACCTGTCCGGGGCTGGTGGCCACGTCGGTATCGCCGGTGGCACCCAGTCCGGCAAGAGCACGCTGCTGCGCACGCTGATCTCGGTGCTGGCGCTCAGCCACACGCCGCGGGAGGTGCAGTTCTACTGCCTCGACCTGGGCGGAGGCTCGCTGGCCACGCTGGCCGGGCTGCCGCACGTGGGCGGGGTGGCCGGGCGCACCGAGGCGGAGCGGATCAGCCGTACGGTCGCCGAGGTCGCGGCCGTGGCCAACCGGCGCGAGAAGCTCTTCGCCGAGCACGGTATCGAGAACATGGCCGCCTATCGCACGGCACGGCGCCAGGGGCAGTTCGCCGACGACCCGCACGGTGACGTGTTCCTGGTGGTGGACGGCTGGCACGCGCTGCGGGCCGACCACGAGAGCCAGGACGTACCGATCCGTCAGCTGGTCGCCCGGGGCCTGGCCTACGGTGTGCACATCCTGCTCACCACCAACCGCTGGTCCGACGTGCACAGCCAGCTGCGTGACCAGCTGGGCACCCGGCTGGAGCTGCGGCTGGGCGACCACATCGACTCGATGATCGACATGCGTGCCGCCAAGCAGGTTCCGCGCAAGCCCGGCAGCGGCCTGACCATGGAGAAGCTGCACTTCCTGGCCGCGGTGCCGCGGATCGACGGGCATGCCCGGGTCGAGGACCTGGCGGCGGCCTCGCGAGCGCTGGCCGAGTCGGTCAGCGACGCCTGGGAGGGCCCGCGCGCCCCCGGGGTGCGGATGCTGCCCTCGTTGTTGCCGGCCGGGCAACTTCCCGCTCCGGAGCCGGGCATGCGCGTGGCACTCGGCTGGGGAGAGGCCGAACTGGAGCCGGTCTGGCACGACTTCGGCCAGGACCCGCACCTGACCGTGCTCGGCGACACCGGCTCGGGCAAGACCGGGGTGATGCGGCTGATCGCGAGCGCCATCCCGAAGGTGCACGATCCGGCGGAGATCGAGGTCTTCATCGTGGACACCCGCCGGGTGCTCGTGGAGGCGGTCCCGGAGGAGTACCGCACGGGTTACGCCTTCAACGCCGCCGCGGCCGGCGAGCTGATCACCGCCCTGTCCGGGCGCCTGCGCGAGCGGGTGCCCGGTCCGGAAGTGTCACCGGCCCAGCTCCAGCGCCGGGACTGGTGGAGCGGTCCGGAGGTCTATCTGCTGGTCGACGACTACGACCTGCTGCTGGGTGGGATGAACAGCCCGCTGAGCACTCTGATCGACCTGCTGCCCCAGGCCGGCGACATCGGCCTGCACGTGGTGCTGGCCCGTAGCGCGGCCGGGTCGACGCGTACGTCGATGGATGCCGTGGTGCGCCGTCTTCAGGAGTCCAACACCCCGGACGTGGCGCTGTCGTCACCGGCGACCGAGATGCCGCTGCTGAACGGGACCCGGCCCCGGCCTCTGCCGCCCGGCCGTGGGCAGCTGGTCACCCGGCGCAGCGGTGAGCTGATGCAGCTGGGCTGGCTGGACCTGGAGCAGCCGTCATGA